The Dokdonella sp. nucleotide sequence TCGATCAAGCGCAGCAGCACGCCACGCTCGTGGGCCCATGTGGTCATGGTTCTCCCGCAGAACTCCTTGCCGTTGTCCGAGCGGATGATCTTCGGGAGCCCGCGGCTCAATGCCAGGCGCTCCAGCACGCGGACGACGCCATGGCCGGAGATCGCACGTTCCGTCTCGATCGCGACGGCTTCGTGCGTGGCGTCGTCGACAATCGTCAGGCGTTTGATCACGCGACCATCGGGCGTTGACATGGCGCGGAGGTTGGTGAGGGCGAGTGGCCGATTGAGCGGGAAAACACCTGGGACGTTTCCCACACCTGAGTCCGGTCGCGCGATGGTGCAGAATGGGGCGTCCAGGTGTGGGTAGCCCATGAGCATGTCTTTCCCCGTCATCCGCTTGATCGCAGGTTCCGCGGCTGTCGCGGGCGATGAACCCCGCACTCCCGGTGGGGCATCGTGAGCGTTGGGCAGCGCGCCGATGTGGTGATCGTCGGCGGTGGCCTGGCCGGTATCGTGACGGCGCTGGAGTGCCTGCGTTCGGGGCTGCGCGTGATCGTGGTCGACCGCGACACTCCGGAGCGGCTGGGTGGCCTGGCCTTGTGGGCCTTTGGTGGCATGGCGCTGGTGGATACGCCCTTGCAGCGGCGCAGGAAGATCGCCGATTCGCCGGAGCGCGCGTTGCGTGACTGGATGAGTTTCGGCGAACTCGACGAGGCGGACGTGTGGCCACGACGCTGGGCCGAACACTACGTCGAGCATTCCTGTGCGCGCGTGCACGACTGGCTGCGCGGGCATGGGCTTTCGTTCATGCCGGCGGTGAACTGGGTCGAGCGCGGGCTCCGGGGCGATGGCAACAGCGTGCCGCGTTACCACATCGTCTGGGGCACCTCGCGCGAGCTGACGCGCTGCATGATCGCGAAGATGCGCGTGGCCGACAGCGGCGGGCGCCTTACCCTGCTCAGCGGTCATCGCGTGACCGCCATCGACAACAGCGGCGGCCGGGTGTCGGGCGTGCAGGTCGAACAGGAATCGACCGGCGCGCAGTCGCGCATCGAGGCGCCGGTGGTTGTGCTGGCGATGGGCGGCATCAACGGTTCGCTCGAACAGGTGATCGCGAACTGGCCGGCCGGCCGCCCACGTCCGGCGCAGATGCTCAACGGCGCGCATCCGTTTGCCGATGGCCGGCTGCATCATCGCGTCGCCGACGACTGCGGCGGCCAGCTCACCCACGTCGGCGAGATGTGGAACTACGCGGCCGGTGTTCCGCATCCGCAGCCGCACTATCCAGGCCACGGCCTGTCGCTGATCCCGTGCAAGTCGGCCTTGTGGCTGGACCATCGCGGCCGGCGCATCGGCCCGCAGCCGCTGGTCACGGGGTTCGATACCCACGATCTTTGCCAGCGCGTGTCGGCGCTCGAAGGTGGCTGGACCTGGCATCTGATGAACCGGCGCATCGCCGCGCGCGAACTGGCGATCTCAGGAGCCGAACACAACCCGCGCATCCGCGACCGGCAGTTCATCCGTTTCGTCGCGGAGATGCTGCTGGCCCGCGGCACGCTGATCGACCGCATGTTGCGCGAGAGCCCGCATTTCCTCGCCGACGACACCTTGGTCGGACTGGCAGACAAGATGAACGCGTTGGCCGGCACGCGCGACATCGATGCGAACACCTTGCAGGCCACGGTCGATGCCTTCGACGCGAACTTCCACGATGGTGCCGCGCCGGAGAACGACGAACAGATCCGCCGCATCCTCGAGGCACGGCAATGGGGCCCGGAAAAGCTGCGCACTTGCGCGCCGGCGCCGTTGTACATGCAGGGCGCCGGTCCGTGGATCGCGATCCAGACACGCCTGATCACGCGCAAGAGCCTCGGCGGTTTGCAGACCGACCTGCAAAGTCGCGTGCTGCGCGCCGACGGCAGCGCAGTGCCGGGCCTGTACTGCGTCGGCGAGGCGGCCGGCTTCGGTGGCGGCGGTGCCAGCGGCAAGCGCTCGCTGGAAGGCACCTTCCTGCCGGGCTGCATCCTGACCGCACGCGCCGCGGCGGATTCGATCAGGGAGGGTGGCTGATGGCCTGGCGATTTCCTGTCACCGCGCATGACTACAGCCGACTGGCCGCATCGCGCCTGCCGCGCTTCCTGTCCGATTACGTCGACGGCGGCGCTGGCGACGAACAGACGTTGCGCGCGAATGATGCCGCGTGGGCCGCTGTGACTTTGTGTCAGCGCGTGCTGGTCGATGTCGATGGCGTGGACACGACCACTACGCTGGTTGGCCAGTCCTGCGCGATGCCGCTGGCGCTGGCTCCGGTCGGGCTGGCCGGGATGATGGCGCGCCGTGGCGAGGTGCAGGCTGCGCGGGCTGCGCGGGCGGTGGGCGTACCTTTCACGCTGTCGACAGTCGGCATCTGTCCGCTTGAGGAACTCCACGCTGCGGGGGTCGATCCGGTGTGGTTCCAGCTCTACATGCTGCGCGATCGCGGCATCGTGCAGGCCTTGCTGCAGCGGGCCTGGGCGGCGGGTTGCCGCACGCTGGTGTTCACCGTCGACCTGCCGCTGCCCGGCATGCGCCATCGCGATACGCGCAACGGCCTGGGCGCGGGCAGCGTGCGTGCGCGCATGCTCAAGATCATCGACCTGCTGTCGCGCCCGGGTTGGGTGCGCGACGTGGGCCTGCGTGGCAAGCCACATGTGTTTGGCAGCCTCGCCCAGCAGGTGCCCGGCGCGCGCGACCTCGATGCGTTCAAGGCTTGGGTGGACAGCCAGTTCGACCCGTCCGTCACCTGGGCCGACATCGATTGGCTGCGCGCGCAATGGCCCGGCACGCTGCTGCTCAAAGGCATCCTCGATGCGGACGATGCGCGCGCGGCCGTGCGTTGCGGCGCGCAGGGACTGGTGGTGTCCAACCACGGCGGGCGGCAGCTCGATGGCGTGGCGGCCACTGCGAACAAGCTGCCGTGCATCGTCGAGGCCGTCGGCACACAGGCCGAGGTGCTGGTCGATGGCGGCATCCGCAGCGGCGTCGATGTGCTGCGCGCGCTGGCGCTCGGCGCGAACGGCGTGCTCATCGGCCGGCCCTGGGTGTGGGCGCTCGCGGCCGGTGGCGAGCAGGC carries:
- a CDS encoding FAD-dependent oxidoreductase — encoded protein: MSVGQRADVVIVGGGLAGIVTALECLRSGLRVIVVDRDTPERLGGLALWAFGGMALVDTPLQRRRKIADSPERALRDWMSFGELDEADVWPRRWAEHYVEHSCARVHDWLRGHGLSFMPAVNWVERGLRGDGNSVPRYHIVWGTSRELTRCMIAKMRVADSGGRLTLLSGHRVTAIDNSGGRVSGVQVEQESTGAQSRIEAPVVVLAMGGINGSLEQVIANWPAGRPRPAQMLNGAHPFADGRLHHRVADDCGGQLTHVGEMWNYAAGVPHPQPHYPGHGLSLIPCKSALWLDHRGRRIGPQPLVTGFDTHDLCQRVSALEGGWTWHLMNRRIAARELAISGAEHNPRIRDRQFIRFVAEMLLARGTLIDRMLRESPHFLADDTLVGLADKMNALAGTRDIDANTLQATVDAFDANFHDGAAPENDEQIRRILEARQWGPEKLRTCAPAPLYMQGAGPWIAIQTRLITRKSLGGLQTDLQSRVLRADGSAVPGLYCVGEAAGFGGGGASGKRSLEGTFLPGCILTARAAADSIREGG
- a CDS encoding L-lactate dehydrogenase, with translation MAWRFPVTAHDYSRLAASRLPRFLSDYVDGGAGDEQTLRANDAAWAAVTLCQRVLVDVDGVDTTTTLVGQSCAMPLALAPVGLAGMMARRGEVQAARAARAVGVPFTLSTVGICPLEELHAAGVDPVWFQLYMLRDRGIVQALLQRAWAAGCRTLVFTVDLPLPGMRHRDTRNGLGAGSVRARMLKIIDLLSRPGWVRDVGLRGKPHVFGSLAQQVPGARDLDAFKAWVDSQFDPSVTWADIDWLRAQWPGTLLLKGILDADDARAAVRCGAQGLVVSNHGGRQLDGVAATANKLPCIVEAVGTQAEVLVDGGIRSGVDVLRALALGANGVLIGRPWVWALAAGGEQALADMLARWRRELRLAMTMAGVRRIADIDAGVLDVSSNTDNGSATT